From a region of the Impatiens glandulifera chromosome 4, dImpGla2.1, whole genome shotgun sequence genome:
- the LOC124936228 gene encoding peroxidase 41-like has product MALFPLLLILLQCLSTTLFLVPSVESNLSVDYYNKTCPKFHEIVTRIISERQIATPTTAAAILRLYFHDCMVRGCDASLLIASNDFNKAERDHDINASLSGDGFDVVIRAKTSLELECPGVVSCSDILSVATRDLITMVGGPFYEVNLGRKDGLVSLASEVEASVARANTSLPRLVTMFGSKGLTIQELVALSGAHTIGFSHCDQFAYRIFNFSATSQTDPAYNKRYGDGLRQLCADYIKDPTMAAFNDVITPGKFDNMYYVNLLNGLGLLESDQALLNDPKTRKFVELYAANQTAFFNDFANAMKKVSVTEVKTGKEGEIRHRCDTFNQLIVTKGLNSSKGA; this is encoded by the coding sequence ATGGCTCTCTTCCCTTTACTCCTAATCCTCCTACAATGTCTATCAACAACACTATTCCTAGTCCCCTCGGTCGAATCCAATCTAAGCGTCGATTATTACAACAAGACATGCCCTAAATTCCACGAAATAGTCACCCGCATAATCTCCGAGAGGCAAATCGCCACCCCCACAACAGCCGCCGCTATCCTCCGTTTGTACTTCCACGATTGCATGGTCCGAGGCTGCGACGCCTCCCTCTTGATCGCCTCCAACGACTTCAACAAAGCCGAACGCGACCACGACATCAACGCCTCCCTCTCGGGAGATGGCTTCGACGTAGTTATCCGCGCGAAAACCTCCCTCGAGCTCGAGTGCCCCGGGGTCGTATCATGCTCGGACATACTCTCAGTCGCCACTCGAGACCTAATCACAATGGTCGGAGGGCCCTTCTACGAGGTTAATCTAGGCCGTAAGGACGGCCTAGTCTCCCTAGCCTCCGAGGTTGAGGCGTCAGTCGCAAGGGCAAACACCTCGTTGCCCCGGCTCGTAACAATGTTTGGGTCCAAAGGGCTAACAATCCAAGAACTAGTTGCCCTATCCGGGGCCCACACAATCGGTTTCTCCCATTGCGACCAATTCGCCTACAGGATCTTCAACTTTAGCGCCACATCCCAAACGGACCCCGCGTACAACAAGAGGTATGGGGACGGGCTCCGCCAGCTCTGCGCAGATTACATCAAGGACCCGACAATGGCGGCCTTCAACGACGTGATAACGCCCGGGAAGTTCGACAACATGTACTACGTCAACTTGCTTAATGGGTTAGGGCTACTAGAATCAGACCAAGCCTTGTTGAACGATCCTAAGACCCGAAAGTTCGTGGAGTTGTACGCGGCCAATCAAACCGCGTTCTTCAACGATTTCGCGAACGCGATGAAGAAAGTGAGCGTGACCGAGGTTAAGACAGGAAAAGAGGGAGAGATAAGACATAGGTGTGACACATTCAACCAATTGATTGTCACCAAAGGTCTTAATTCATCTAAAGGAGCATAA